A portion of the Intestinibacillus sp. Marseille-P6563 genome contains these proteins:
- a CDS encoding permease prefix domain 1-containing protein → MPDHPIDRWLHRVCAHIRSPRRREAVRQELLDHLNDRIRLLEAQGMTPEQAARQAVASMGDPDAVGRALAAADRPWRRFWSWLVTLFFWAAALFLLLFCVLCLLHVI, encoded by the coding sequence GTGCCCGACCATCCGATTGACCGCTGGCTCCATCGGGTCTGTGCACACATCCGCAGCCCACGCCGCCGAGAGGCCGTCCGGCAGGAACTGCTGGACCATTTAAACGACCGCATACGTCTTTTGGAAGCGCAAGGGATGACCCCCGAACAGGCTGCCCGGCAGGCTGTCGCCTCCATGGGCGACCCGGATGCCGTCGGCCGGGCGCTCGCCGCTGCCGACCGGCCTTGGCGCCGGTTCTGGAGTTGGCTTGTCACCCTGTTTTTCTGGGCCGCTGCCCTGTTTTTGCTGCTGTTTTGTGTGCTTTGCCTGCTGCATGTCATTTAA
- a CDS encoding sulfate/molybdate ABC transporter ATP-binding protein, which produces MLEAKFVKRLDAFPLEVELKADRQAVALLGASGSGKSMTLKCIAGVEKPDEGRIVLDGQVLFDSSKRINLPPQQRHVGLLFQNYALFPTMTVWQNIRCGLRRLPRAEQNARIAALIARFHLEGLEKRLPAMLSGGQQQRVALARMLASEPRLLMLDEPFSALDSFLRWELEQTVAEVVAAHGGETLFVSHNRDEAYRLCDRVAVMENGRIEVNKPKNDLFRAPETQAGARLIGCENIAPAALTDGVLSIPAWGLRLAGVATPAYTVHAAGIPADALRLCEAPDACRAQVQRVIECPDDVLAVVLPAGGAQPLRCRLPKADGLRLAPGDWISLCADLRRIHLLR; this is translated from the coding sequence GTGCTGGAAGCTAAATTTGTCAAGCGGCTGGACGCCTTCCCGCTCGAAGTCGAGTTAAAAGCCGACCGGCAGGCGGTCGCCCTGTTGGGTGCATCCGGTTCGGGCAAGTCGATGACCTTAAAGTGCATCGCAGGCGTGGAAAAGCCGGACGAAGGCCGTATTGTACTGGATGGACAGGTGTTGTTCGACTCGTCGAAGCGCATCAACCTGCCGCCCCAGCAGCGGCACGTCGGGCTTTTGTTCCAAAATTACGCCCTGTTCCCCACCATGACTGTCTGGCAGAACATCCGGTGCGGCCTGCGCCGACTGCCGCGCGCCGAGCAGAATGCCCGCATCGCGGCCCTCATCGCCCGGTTCCATCTGGAAGGGCTGGAAAAGCGTCTGCCCGCCATGCTGTCGGGCGGCCAACAGCAGCGGGTCGCGCTGGCGCGCATGCTGGCCAGCGAGCCGCGTCTTTTGATGCTGGACGAGCCCTTTTCGGCGCTCGACAGCTTTCTGCGCTGGGAACTGGAGCAAACTGTCGCCGAAGTAGTCGCCGCCCATGGCGGGGAAACGCTGTTCGTCTCGCACAACCGCGACGAAGCCTATCGCCTGTGCGACCGGGTGGCCGTGATGGAAAACGGCCGCATTGAAGTCAACAAGCCAAAAAACGATCTATTCCGCGCCCCGGAAACCCAGGCGGGCGCGCGGCTGATCGGCTGCGAGAACATCGCGCCCGCAGCGCTCACAGACGGCGTGCTGTCCATCCCGGCCTGGGGGCTGCGCCTTGCCGGTGTGGCCACGCCCGCATACACGGTGCACGCGGCGGGTATCCCTGCCGACGCCCTGCGCCTATGTGAAGCACCAGACGCCTGCCGCGCCCAGGTGCAACGGGTCATCGAATGCCCGGACGATGTGCTGGCTGTCGTGCTACCCGCGGGCGGCGCGCAGCCGCTGCGCTGCCGCCTGCCCAAGGCAGACGGCTTGCGCCTTGCGCCTGGGGACTGGATTTCTTTGTGCGCTGACCTCCGGCGCATCCACCTGCTGCGCTGA
- the modA gene encoding molybdate ABC transporter substrate-binding protein: protein MKKNRLLSALLAGALCVSLAACGGTNAADSAGASSSQDAEPVELTVFAAASMTETLNEIAELYKVEAPNVSIVYNFDSSGTLKAQIQEGAVCDLFLSAGQKQMDQLDAAADASVNTEGLDFVLSDSRLDLLENKVVLIVPEGAENGITSFEDAGTDKVSRIALGGADVPVGQYAQEIYEYLGLWEDMNAAGKITFGTNVKEVVSQVEAAAVDCGVVYKTDVAAAKGVEVVAEAPDGSCSPAIYPVAVLKTSEHQAEAQAFLDFLQTDACTAIFEKAGFDVL from the coding sequence ATGAAAAAGAATCGTTTGCTTTCCGCCCTGCTGGCCGGGGCGCTGTGCGTATCGCTCGCCGCCTGCGGCGGCACAAACGCGGCGGACTCCGCGGGTGCATCCTCCTCGCAGGACGCCGAGCCGGTCGAACTGACCGTCTTCGCCGCCGCTTCCATGACCGAAACGCTGAACGAAATCGCCGAGCTGTACAAGGTCGAAGCGCCCAACGTATCCATTGTATACAACTTTGACTCCTCGGGCACGCTCAAGGCCCAGATTCAGGAGGGCGCAGTGTGCGACCTGTTCCTGTCCGCGGGGCAGAAACAGATGGACCAGCTGGACGCAGCGGCCGACGCTTCGGTCAACACCGAAGGGCTGGATTTTGTGCTCAGTGACTCGCGGCTTGATCTGCTGGAAAACAAAGTCGTGCTGATCGTGCCCGAAGGCGCAGAGAACGGCATCACTTCGTTTGAGGACGCGGGCACCGACAAGGTTTCGCGCATTGCGCTGGGCGGCGCGGACGTACCGGTCGGCCAGTATGCGCAGGAGATTTACGAATACCTCGGCCTGTGGGAGGACATGAACGCCGCTGGTAAGATCACCTTTGGCACCAACGTCAAGGAAGTCGTATCCCAGGTGGAAGCGGCAGCGGTCGACTGCGGCGTGGTCTACAAGACCGACGTGGCGGCAGCCAAAGGCGTGGAAGTCGTGGCCGAAGCGCCCGATGGCAGCTGCTCCCCAGCCATCTATCCGGTGGCGGTCCTCAAGACCAGCGAGCACCAGGCTGAAGCCCAGGCGTTCCTGGATTTCCTCCAGACCGACGCTTGCACGGCCATCTTTGAAAAAGCTGGTTTTGATGTGTTATAA
- a CDS encoding HAMP domain-containing sensor histidine kinase has translation MGKRSFFFRNYLSHSLLIVFAFLLAGTLFSYQFGSYVKDEKQQQLESTASAVASQTTVAAQALDDELVRELYNVYITQIANSDQVSILVANPSGDVVFYAAPDELEKPKKDSIGQSSLRAVLRHGQYSGLSTLGGVLPSTSYFVGAACLDENEQVTAYVFVTSPASVITDMMDNVSRMFILVMLIALVGTLIISYFISARMTAPLKIMALAAREYAAGNFDIRVPEDNHCTEIDELAVSFNNMARDLAQLDELTRGFIGNVSHEFKTPMTTIGGFVDGMLDGTIPPDQQQKYLRIISEEVGRLSRMVVRMLDAAKIQSGELILNTAPFDFTEMSSQIILSFERKILSKNLEVDIDFQDGLIVNGDRDHVFRAVYNLVDNAVKFINTDGKLTLRAHAEGTMCAFSIKNTGAGIAPEDIPHVFDRFYKTDRSRSLDRSGAGLGLYIVKNIINLHGGDISVRSDGGETEFSLTLPLVDKKSAENFINSSQSRQ, from the coding sequence ATGGGGAAACGCAGCTTTTTCTTCCGCAATTACCTGTCGCACAGCCTGCTCATCGTCTTTGCCTTTCTTTTGGCCGGCACGCTCTTTTCCTATCAGTTTGGCAGCTATGTCAAAGACGAAAAACAGCAGCAGCTGGAATCGACAGCTTCTGCGGTCGCCAGCCAGACCACCGTGGCGGCCCAGGCGCTCGATGACGAACTGGTGCGCGAACTGTACAATGTTTACATCACCCAGATTGCCAACAGCGATCAAGTGAGCATTCTGGTGGCCAATCCTTCGGGCGACGTGGTGTTTTATGCCGCTCCGGATGAACTGGAAAAGCCCAAAAAGGATTCCATTGGGCAGTCCAGCCTGCGTGCGGTGCTGCGCCATGGACAATATTCCGGTCTGAGCACCCTGGGTGGGGTCCTGCCTTCGACCAGCTATTTTGTCGGCGCCGCCTGCCTGGATGAAAACGAACAGGTCACCGCTTATGTCTTTGTCACCTCACCGGCCAGCGTCATCACCGATATGATGGACAATGTATCCCGCATGTTCATTCTGGTCATGCTCATCGCGCTGGTGGGTACGCTGATTATTTCCTATTTCATCTCGGCCCGCATGACCGCGCCGCTCAAAATCATGGCGCTGGCCGCCCGGGAATATGCAGCCGGTAACTTCGACATCCGGGTCCCGGAGGACAATCACTGTACCGAAATCGACGAACTAGCCGTATCCTTTAACAACATGGCGCGCGATCTGGCCCAGCTCGATGAACTCACGCGCGGTTTTATCGGCAATGTATCGCACGAATTTAAGACCCCGATGACCACCATCGGCGGCTTTGTGGACGGCATGCTGGACGGCACCATCCCGCCCGACCAGCAGCAGAAATATCTGCGCATCATCTCCGAGGAAGTCGGACGGCTCAGCCGCATGGTCGTGCGTATGCTGGATGCTGCCAAGATTCAATCGGGCGAACTCATCCTCAACACCGCGCCTTTTGACTTTACCGAGATGTCCAGCCAGATCATCCTGTCGTTTGAGCGCAAGATCTTGTCCAAAAACCTGGAGGTGGACATTGACTTCCAGGACGGCCTGATTGTCAACGGCGACCGCGACCATGTATTCCGTGCGGTGTACAATCTGGTGGACAATGCGGTCAAATTCATCAACACCGACGGCAAACTGACCTTGCGGGCGCACGCCGAAGGAACCATGTGTGCCTTTTCCATCAAAAACACCGGCGCTGGCATTGCGCCGGAGGACATCCCACACGTGTTTGACCGTTTTTACAAAACCGACCGTTCTCGCAGTCTGGACCGTTCCGGCGCCGGATTGGGGCTGTATATCGTCAAGAATATCATCAATTTGCATGGCGGAGATATTTCAGTGCGTTCGGATGGCGGCGAAACCGAGTTTTCGCTGACCCTGCCCTTAGTCGATAAAAAATCGGCGGAGAACTTCATAAATTCTTCACAAAGCAGACAATAA
- a CDS encoding TIM barrel protein: protein MAIKFGPAGNSDSFAAAGFKATVDAPKWLQGLGLNAYEYQCGRGVNVGEETARKIGAQAAAHGITLSLHTPYYINLSSSEAERMEKNIGYVLKSCAAAQAMGADHLVVHCGGVGKQSRDRAFQNTIVNVRAILQAVQDHGYTQTICLETMGKQSVIGSAEEICTLVALDDRLLPCIDFGHLNARTGGQYNSAEAFAALFDRMENEIGHERTAHFHSHFSKIEYSAKGEVRHLTFADTVYGPEFAPLAQVLAARGYEPTIICESAGTQAEDACEMKRLYEQALTKV from the coding sequence ATGGCAATTAAATTTGGTCCAGCCGGCAATTCCGATTCGTTTGCCGCGGCTGGGTTCAAGGCTACCGTGGATGCGCCCAAGTGGCTGCAAGGTTTGGGGCTGAACGCCTATGAATATCAGTGCGGCCGCGGCGTCAACGTGGGCGAGGAGACTGCCCGCAAGATCGGTGCCCAGGCGGCTGCCCATGGCATCACCCTGTCGCTGCACACGCCGTATTATATCAACCTGTCCTCGAGCGAAGCCGAGCGGATGGAAAAGAACATCGGTTATGTACTCAAAAGTTGCGCCGCCGCCCAGGCCATGGGCGCCGACCATCTGGTCGTGCATTGCGGCGGTGTAGGCAAGCAGTCGCGCGACCGAGCCTTTCAAAATACGATCGTCAATGTGAGGGCCATTTTGCAGGCCGTTCAGGACCATGGCTATACCCAGACCATCTGTTTGGAAACCATGGGCAAACAGAGCGTCATCGGCAGCGCCGAGGAGATTTGCACCCTGGTCGCGTTGGATGACCGCCTGCTGCCCTGCATCGATTTCGGCCACCTCAACGCGCGCACCGGCGGACAGTACAACAGTGCCGAAGCGTTTGCCGCATTGTTTGACCGCATGGAAAACGAGATCGGCCACGAGCGCACGGCGCATTTCCACAGCCATTTTTCCAAGATCGAATATTCGGCCAAGGGTGAGGTGCGGCATTTGACCTTTGCCGATACCGTCTATGGACCGGAGTTTGCGCCTCTGGCGCAGGTACTGGCCGCGCGGGGCTACGAGCCGACCATCATCTGCGAATCGGCGGGCACCCAGGCCGAGGACGCCTGCGAGATGAAACGGCTGTATGAGCAGGCTCTGACGAAAGTTTAA
- a CDS encoding YqeG family HAD IIIA-type phosphatase: protein MLRYLTPDCVFDSIYDITPEFLKSRGIRGALIDIDGTVSSHRIKHPTEKLCAYIKGMQEAGIKVLFLSNNKATRVGVFSEPMGIRWISRATKPLTRGFRKGAAMLELPMHEIAVIGDQIFTDVLGGNRMGALTCQVQSIDRGEFWVGVRCRLEHGFIERGRRKMREEMNHGN, encoded by the coding sequence ATGTTACGTTATTTAACGCCAGACTGCGTTTTTGATAGCATTTATGACATCACCCCGGAATTTTTGAAAAGCCGGGGCATCCGCGGTGCACTGATCGATATTGACGGCACGGTATCCTCCCACCGCATCAAACACCCCACCGAAAAGCTGTGCGCTTATATCAAGGGTATGCAGGAAGCCGGCATCAAAGTCCTGTTTTTGTCCAATAATAAGGCTACACGGGTCGGAGTTTTCAGCGAACCCATGGGCATCCGCTGGATCAGCCGGGCAACCAAGCCGCTGACGCGCGGGTTCCGCAAGGGGGCTGCCATGTTGGAGCTTCCCATGCACGAGATTGCGGTCATTGGCGACCAGATCTTTACCGATGTGCTGGGCGGCAACCGCATGGGCGCGCTGACCTGTCAGGTGCAGTCGATCGACCGGGGCGAGTTTTGGGTTGGCGTGCGCTGCCGGTTGGAGCACGGCTTCATCGAGCGCGGCCGCCGGAAAATGCGGGAGGAGATGAACCATGGCAATTAA
- a CDS encoding ECF transporter S component → MKRSSTRTVILAALLAAFTTVATMMIKFPTPTLGYIHLGDGLVLLCGVLLGPGMGAAAAGIGSMLADLFSGYAAFAPATLIIKALTAFVGGWVFHHLHASAFRTPVRTILGGIPAECVMVLGYYLYEAGMMVVGGSSFAAALSATAAGVPFNIVQGAVGVILSVVLLPVLARASGELDARIRA, encoded by the coding sequence ATGAAGCGCAGTTCCACCCGCACCGTGATTTTGGCCGCTCTGCTCGCGGCGTTTACCACGGTTGCCACCATGATGATCAAATTCCCCACCCCGACCCTGGGCTACATCCACCTGGGCGACGGGCTGGTCCTCCTTTGCGGCGTACTGCTCGGCCCCGGCATGGGCGCCGCCGCAGCTGGCATCGGCTCCATGCTGGCCGACCTGTTTTCCGGCTATGCCGCCTTTGCGCCGGCCACGCTTATCATCAAGGCGCTGACCGCCTTTGTCGGCGGTTGGGTGTTCCATCACCTGCATGCGTCGGCATTCCGCACCCCGGTGCGCACCATTTTGGGCGGCATCCCGGCCGAGTGCGTGATGGTGCTCGGTTATTACCTGTACGAAGCCGGTATGATGGTCGTCGGCGGCAGCTCGTTTGCAGCGGCCCTGTCCGCAACCGCTGCCGGTGTACCGTTTAACATCGTGCAGGGTGCGGTCGGTGTGATTTTGTCGGTCGTCCTGCTGCCCGTGCTGGCACGCGCCAGCGGCGAACTGGATGCCCGCATCCGCGCTTGA
- a CDS encoding PadR family transcriptional regulator encodes MAQNFTPSDRTRILLILALLREGDKTGFEIIHVLETRKDLSFALEEGMLYPLLYRLCDDGQVSSYEKETAAGPRRFYKLTRAGVHLLRRHSAECHRLCRSFGGSVGGEACARPSD; translated from the coding sequence ATGGCGCAAAACTTCACACCATCCGACCGGACCCGCATCCTGCTCATCCTGGCGCTGCTGCGCGAAGGGGACAAGACCGGGTTTGAGATCATCCACGTGCTGGAAACCCGCAAAGACCTGTCCTTTGCTTTGGAGGAAGGGATGCTCTATCCCCTTCTGTACCGTCTGTGTGACGACGGCCAGGTGAGTTCCTACGAAAAAGAGACCGCAGCAGGCCCCCGGCGTTTTTATAAACTCACGCGCGCGGGCGTGCATCTGCTGCGCCGTCACAGCGCCGAATGCCATCGGCTTTGCCGCTCGTTTGGCGGCTCGGTGGGAGGTGAAGCCTGTGCCCGACCATCCGATTGA
- the modB gene encoding molybdate ABC transporter permease subunit, with translation MDWFPLYNSLRIALISTVITFFTGIFAAYYIARVPRALKGALDCLLTLPMVLPPTVVGFFLLRLLGPRGTIGQYLLEWWNLHITMTWYAAIFATTVVTFPLMYRTARGAFESFDRNLLYAGRTLGLSNTYLFWRVLLPGCKQGILAGIVLSFARGLGEYGATSMVSGYTPGRTATISTTVYQLWRESNDALAYRWVFINLIISFAVLLAVNLLEKKNRKGAPRRAGS, from the coding sequence ATGGACTGGTTTCCGCTTTACAACTCACTGCGCATTGCGCTCATCTCCACGGTCATCACCTTTTTTACCGGCATCTTTGCCGCGTATTACATCGCGCGGGTGCCGCGCGCGCTCAAGGGCGCGCTTGACTGTCTGCTGACCCTGCCCATGGTGCTGCCGCCAACCGTGGTCGGCTTTTTTCTGCTGCGCCTGCTCGGCCCGCGCGGCACGATCGGCCAGTATCTGCTCGAATGGTGGAACCTGCATATCACGATGACTTGGTATGCCGCCATTTTTGCGACTACGGTCGTCACTTTCCCGCTCATGTACCGCACCGCGCGCGGCGCGTTTGAAAGCTTTGACCGCAATCTGCTGTACGCTGGACGTACGCTCGGCCTGTCGAATACCTATCTCTTTTGGCGGGTGCTGCTGCCCGGCTGCAAGCAGGGCATTCTGGCCGGGATCGTACTGTCCTTTGCGCGCGGCCTGGGCGAATACGGCGCGACCAGCATGGTTTCGGGCTACACCCCCGGCCGGACGGCGACCATCTCCACGACCGTCTATCAGCTTTGGCGCGAATCCAACGACGCCCTGGCCTATCGGTGGGTGTTCATCAATCTCATCATCTCGTTTGCCGTGCTGCTGGCCGTCAATCTGCTGGAAAAGAAAAACCGAAAGGGGGCACCCCGCCGTGCTGGAAGCTAA
- a CDS encoding helix-turn-helix transcriptional regulator: MTERYLTAQEVADRLKIKKSTVYDMIKKGTLRATKMGKQFRVSEEDVYAVLRAAQPTAHTAPAQAGRFIVCGQDALLDLLCDSANTAYGEPFFFRSHMGSYNGLHAMYQGQADAATAHLWDMETDTYNLPFISKLLPGERVQVYHLVGRTVGLYVAAGNPKGIHRIEDFARPDVTMVNREKGSGIRVLTDSLLLRAGLSPRMLRGYEDVVGSHLAAAAAVAGGQADCAVGNQKAALQTPTIDFIPLRVEQYDIVFRQDDLSHPAVQALLGVMQSEAFRAALDALGGYDTTGLGQKL, encoded by the coding sequence ATGACGGAGCGTTATTTGACCGCCCAGGAGGTGGCCGACCGGCTGAAAATCAAAAAAAGCACGGTCTATGACATGATCAAAAAGGGGACGCTCCGCGCCACCAAGATGGGCAAGCAGTTCCGCGTGAGCGAGGAGGACGTATACGCCGTGCTGCGTGCAGCCCAGCCGACCGCGCATACCGCGCCCGCCCAGGCGGGACGGTTTATCGTATGCGGACAGGACGCCCTTCTGGACCTGCTGTGCGACAGCGCCAACACGGCCTACGGCGAGCCATTCTTTTTCCGTTCGCACATGGGCAGCTACAACGGCCTGCACGCCATGTATCAGGGGCAGGCCGACGCCGCGACCGCCCATCTGTGGGACATGGAGACCGACACCTATAATCTGCCCTTTATCTCCAAACTGCTGCCCGGCGAGCGGGTGCAGGTCTATCATCTGGTGGGGCGCACGGTGGGACTGTATGTCGCGGCGGGCAATCCCAAGGGCATTCACCGCATCGAGGACTTTGCCCGGCCGGACGTCACCATGGTCAATCGGGAGAAAGGCAGCGGCATCCGCGTGCTGACCGACAGCCTGCTGCTGCGCGCCGGGCTTTCGCCGCGCATGCTCCGTGGCTATGAAGATGTCGTGGGGTCGCATCTGGCGGCTGCGGCCGCGGTCGCGGGCGGTCAGGCCGACTGCGCGGTGGGCAATCAGAAAGCCGCCTTGCAGACCCCGACGATTGATTTCATCCCGCTGCGGGTCGAGCAGTATGACATCGTGTTCCGACAGGACGATCTGTCCCATCCGGCGGTGCAGGCGCTTTTGGGCGTCATGCAGTCGGAGGCGTTCCGCGCGGCTTTGGACGCTCTGGGCGGGTATGACACCACCGGACTGGGCCAAAAGCTTTAA
- a CDS encoding response regulator transcription factor, giving the protein MAKKILIVEDDDNIRELLRLYLEREGYEITEAENGAVGLSKWKAENPDMMLLDVMMPVMDGWQVCKEVRAAGSTMPIIMITAKGETMDKVSGLELGADDYIVKPLEMREVVARVRAVFRRFAGDETGKLTFDKLVIDKQAYDLVIDGKRVDAPPKEIELLYFLAQSPNRVFTRAQLLDDVWGFDYYGDTRTVDVHVKRLREKLEGVSDKWELKTVWGVGYKFETKG; this is encoded by the coding sequence ATGGCAAAAAAGATCCTCATCGTCGAAGATGATGACAACATCCGGGAACTTCTGCGCCTCTACTTAGAGCGCGAAGGATACGAGATCACCGAAGCGGAAAACGGGGCGGTCGGCCTGTCCAAATGGAAGGCCGAAAACCCGGACATGATGCTTCTGGACGTGATGATGCCGGTCATGGACGGCTGGCAGGTGTGCAAGGAAGTGCGCGCCGCGGGTTCGACCATGCCCATCATTATGATTACGGCCAAGGGCGAAACCATGGATAAGGTATCTGGCCTGGAACTGGGCGCGGACGACTATATCGTCAAGCCCTTGGAGATGCGCGAAGTGGTCGCACGTGTACGCGCGGTGTTCCGCCGCTTTGCGGGCGATGAAACCGGCAAACTGACCTTTGATAAGCTGGTCATCGACAAGCAGGCCTATGACCTAGTCATTGACGGCAAGCGCGTGGACGCGCCGCCCAAGGAGATCGAACTGCTGTATTTCCTGGCCCAGAGCCCCAACCGCGTGTTTACGCGTGCTCAGCTGCTGGACGATGTGTGGGGCTTTGACTACTACGGCGACACCCGTACGGTCGACGTCCACGTCAAGCGCCTGCGCGAAAAGCTGGAAGGCGTATCCGACAAATGGGAACTGAAAACCGTTTGGGGCGTGGGCTATAAATTCGAAACAAAGGGGTAA
- the ybaK gene encoding Cys-tRNA(Pro) deacylase gives MAENKTNVMRILEQHKIPYTPHEYPHGKEAVDGVHVAELLGQDVKQVFKTLVARGKSGSIYVFVIPVAEELNLKKAAKAVGEKAMEMIHVKELLGLTGYVRGGCSPVGLKKPYPVTLHESANDIPTIIVSAGKIGYQIELAPADLIALVQAKTADLIS, from the coding sequence ATGGCAGAGAACAAAACCAATGTCATGCGCATTTTGGAGCAGCATAAAATCCCCTATACCCCGCACGAATACCCGCACGGCAAGGAAGCCGTGGACGGGGTGCATGTGGCCGAACTGCTGGGGCAGGATGTTAAACAGGTGTTTAAAACCCTGGTCGCGCGCGGCAAGAGCGGCAGCATTTATGTGTTTGTCATCCCGGTGGCCGAGGAGCTAAACCTCAAGAAAGCGGCAAAGGCGGTCGGGGAAAAGGCCATGGAGATGATTCACGTCAAGGAACTGCTCGGCCTGACCGGCTATGTGCGCGGCGGCTGTTCGCCGGTCGGCCTGAAAAAGCCCTATCCGGTCACGCTACACGAAAGCGCAAACGACATCCCGACCATCATTGTCAGCGCGGGCAAGATCGGCTACCAGATCGAACTGGCGCCCGCCGACCTCATCGCGCTCGTGCAGGCCAAAACAGCTGACCTCATCTCATAA